The Dunckerocampus dactyliophorus isolate RoL2022-P2 chromosome 1, RoL_Ddac_1.1, whole genome shotgun sequence genome has a segment encoding these proteins:
- the ifrd2 gene encoding interferon-related developmental regulator 2 isoform X2 — protein MPRIKKGKRGSTKAGVKNGNKVESGASDDELTSDVLSHYSSASEGTSVLEEGIGGEQVDEQTAQEEMEDKLKQCIDNLTDKSVKTRLAALESLRQAFSSKVLYDFLTERRLTVGDCLERSLKKGGGEEQASAATLFALLCIQLGGGDEAAEGFNMLRPILTTILIDSTASMTARQSCARALGMCCYVSAAEDGEDLIKSLSLLESVFMSSYPNREGAMPTPKPGGPALHSAALQAWSLLVTLCPASRLSVLLHLHLPKLQACLQSSDVNYRITVGETIALLVELGREIDEDFEVEEGETLCENLKSLATDSNKHRAKNDRRKQRSIFREVLHYIENEDFTEEKIRFGVESVYIDSWMRRRIYDAFKEILESGVRHQLQFNPLLRDIFGLGPPIILDPTLKANKISRFEKHLFNSAAFKARTKQRNKVRDKRADVM, from the exons GTGTCAAAAATGGCAACAAGGTGGAGTCTGGAGCCAGCGATGACGAGCTGACATCGGACGTCCTCAGCCACTACAGCAGCGCCAGTGAAGGCACCTCCGTGCTAGAGGAAGGCATAG GAGGGGAGCAGGTGGACGAGCAGACAGCCCAAGAGGAAATGGAAGACAAACTCAAACAGTGCATTGACAATCTCACTGACAAGAG TGTAAAGACTCGGCTTGCAGCCCTGGAGTCATTGCGACAGGCCTTCTCCTCCAAAGTCTTGTACGACTTCCTCACAGAGAGACGCCTCACGGTCGGTGACTGCTTGGAGAGGAGCCTCAAAAAAG GCGGTGGAGAGGAGCAGGCGTCAGCGGCCACCCTCTTTGCCCTGCTCTGCATCCAGCTGGGTGGAGGAGATGAGGCGGCTGAAGGCTTCAACATGCTCCGCCCCATCCTTACCACCATCTTGATAGACAGCACGGCAAGCATGACAGCACGTCAGAGT TGTGCCAGAGCTTTGGGGATGTGTTGCTACGTCTCTGCTGCTGAAGACGGAGAG GACTTGATCAAGTCGTTGTCCCTCCTGGAGAGTGTCTTCATGTCGTCCTACCCCAACAGAGAAGGAGCAATGCCCACGCCCAAACCTGGCGGCCCAGCTCTCCACAGCGCTGCCCTGCAGGCCTGGTCCCTGCTGGTCACTCTCTGTCCTGCATCCAGACTCTCTGTACTCCTGCacct TCACCTCCCCAAGCTGCAAGCATGCCTGCAAAGTAGCGATGTCAACTACAGGATCACTGTGGGAGAAACCATCGCACTGCTGGTGGAACTGGGGCGAGAAATAGATGAg GACTTTGAGGTGGAGGAAGGAGAAACCTTGTGTGAAAATCTGAAGAGTTTAGCCACAGACAGCAACAAGCATCGCGCCAAGAACGACCGGAGGAAGCAACGCTCAATCTTCAGGGAGGTTCTACACTACATTGAG AATGAAGACTTCACAGAGGAGAAGATCAGGTTTGGAGTGGAGAGTGTGTACATCGACAGCTGGATGAGGAGAAGAATCTATGATGCCTTCAAGGAGATCCTGGAGTCTGGAGTCAGGCACCAACTACAG TTTAACCCACTGCTGAGAGACATCTTTGGTCTTGGACCTCCCATCATTCTGGACCCCACGCTCAAAGCCAACAAGATCTCACGGTTTGAAAAG CATCTTTTCAACTCAGCTGCCTTCAAGGCCAGAACGAAACAGAGGAACAAAGTCCGCGACAAACGGGCCGACGTCATGTGA
- the ifrd2 gene encoding interferon-related developmental regulator 2 isoform X1, translating into MPRIKKGKRGSTKAGSLRQEVLQLQLTAKASLKGVKNGNKVESGASDDELTSDVLSHYSSASEGTSVLEEGIGGEQVDEQTAQEEMEDKLKQCIDNLTDKSVKTRLAALESLRQAFSSKVLYDFLTERRLTVGDCLERSLKKGGGEEQASAATLFALLCIQLGGGDEAAEGFNMLRPILTTILIDSTASMTARQSCARALGMCCYVSAAEDGEDLIKSLSLLESVFMSSYPNREGAMPTPKPGGPALHSAALQAWSLLVTLCPASRLSVLLHLHLPKLQACLQSSDVNYRITVGETIALLVELGREIDEDFEVEEGETLCENLKSLATDSNKHRAKNDRRKQRSIFREVLHYIENEDFTEEKIRFGVESVYIDSWMRRRIYDAFKEILESGVRHQLQFNPLLRDIFGLGPPIILDPTLKANKISRFEKHLFNSAAFKARTKQRNKVRDKRADVM; encoded by the exons GATCTCTTCGTCAAGAGGTTCTTCAGCTACAGCTGACGGCTAAAGCCTCGCTGAAAG GTGTCAAAAATGGCAACAAGGTGGAGTCTGGAGCCAGCGATGACGAGCTGACATCGGACGTCCTCAGCCACTACAGCAGCGCCAGTGAAGGCACCTCCGTGCTAGAGGAAGGCATAG GAGGGGAGCAGGTGGACGAGCAGACAGCCCAAGAGGAAATGGAAGACAAACTCAAACAGTGCATTGACAATCTCACTGACAAGAG TGTAAAGACTCGGCTTGCAGCCCTGGAGTCATTGCGACAGGCCTTCTCCTCCAAAGTCTTGTACGACTTCCTCACAGAGAGACGCCTCACGGTCGGTGACTGCTTGGAGAGGAGCCTCAAAAAAG GCGGTGGAGAGGAGCAGGCGTCAGCGGCCACCCTCTTTGCCCTGCTCTGCATCCAGCTGGGTGGAGGAGATGAGGCGGCTGAAGGCTTCAACATGCTCCGCCCCATCCTTACCACCATCTTGATAGACAGCACGGCAAGCATGACAGCACGTCAGAGT TGTGCCAGAGCTTTGGGGATGTGTTGCTACGTCTCTGCTGCTGAAGACGGAGAG GACTTGATCAAGTCGTTGTCCCTCCTGGAGAGTGTCTTCATGTCGTCCTACCCCAACAGAGAAGGAGCAATGCCCACGCCCAAACCTGGCGGCCCAGCTCTCCACAGCGCTGCCCTGCAGGCCTGGTCCCTGCTGGTCACTCTCTGTCCTGCATCCAGACTCTCTGTACTCCTGCacct TCACCTCCCCAAGCTGCAAGCATGCCTGCAAAGTAGCGATGTCAACTACAGGATCACTGTGGGAGAAACCATCGCACTGCTGGTGGAACTGGGGCGAGAAATAGATGAg GACTTTGAGGTGGAGGAAGGAGAAACCTTGTGTGAAAATCTGAAGAGTTTAGCCACAGACAGCAACAAGCATCGCGCCAAGAACGACCGGAGGAAGCAACGCTCAATCTTCAGGGAGGTTCTACACTACATTGAG AATGAAGACTTCACAGAGGAGAAGATCAGGTTTGGAGTGGAGAGTGTGTACATCGACAGCTGGATGAGGAGAAGAATCTATGATGCCTTCAAGGAGATCCTGGAGTCTGGAGTCAGGCACCAACTACAG TTTAACCCACTGCTGAGAGACATCTTTGGTCTTGGACCTCCCATCATTCTGGACCCCACGCTCAAAGCCAACAAGATCTCACGGTTTGAAAAG CATCTTTTCAACTCAGCTGCCTTCAAGGCCAGAACGAAACAGAGGAACAAAGTCCGCGACAAACGGGCCGACGTCATGTGA